Proteins from a genomic interval of Nocardia sp. BMG51109:
- a CDS encoding pentapeptide repeat-containing protein: MRHRGWFGERLSRRVQRSALLLSVVAAVLGGLAVAALTWWLLWWLLGAKSETPNQVDLTKIALSVTAGIGGAVALVVAYRRQRDSERARFAELFGAAARQLGDADVAVRIAGVYAMAGVADEFRAPARRQQCIDVLCGYLRLPYEPDAGSNHLVSRIEEAASQPKVELHYQFRQNDREVRRAIVDVIVAHLRPSAEVSWSDRDFDFADAVLEDADFRYAVFAGERAYFARSVFTGSRATTFEFAKFAARYVSFRKAVFRGRAAYFRQVEFAPRAGGGSEERGTGTTFEESLFESPVYFDDATFGGRSTRFTSATFSGGKTGFAGVRFDAETTAFDAVTFDGAGVGFDNTDFAGTRISFAGARFYSARTTFDGAKLGGKPRWRRTGTETVDFTGAEFHGTVSFTGARFEGAGTDFSSGDFFGDISFRRTKFAARETRFDNPRAWVGVAVDWDEDPLRRPAHLSPQAWPPIPAEPPPVPTD, from the coding sequence ATGCGTCATCGGGGGTGGTTCGGCGAACGGCTGAGCCGCAGGGTACAGCGGTCGGCGCTGCTGCTGTCGGTGGTGGCCGCGGTACTCGGTGGTCTGGCCGTCGCCGCGCTCACCTGGTGGTTGCTGTGGTGGCTGCTGGGTGCCAAGTCGGAGACGCCGAATCAGGTCGATCTCACGAAGATTGCCCTGTCGGTGACGGCCGGCATCGGCGGGGCCGTGGCCCTGGTCGTCGCGTATCGGCGGCAACGTGATTCCGAGCGGGCCCGGTTCGCGGAACTGTTCGGGGCGGCCGCGCGACAGCTCGGCGATGCCGACGTGGCGGTGCGGATCGCCGGGGTGTACGCGATGGCCGGTGTCGCGGACGAGTTCCGGGCCCCGGCGCGGCGGCAGCAGTGCATCGATGTGCTCTGCGGATATCTGCGGCTGCCGTATGAGCCGGACGCGGGTTCGAACCATCTCGTCTCGCGCATCGAGGAGGCGGCCTCGCAGCCGAAGGTCGAGCTGCACTACCAGTTTCGGCAGAACGATCGCGAGGTGCGGCGCGCCATCGTCGACGTGATCGTCGCGCATCTGCGCCCGTCGGCGGAGGTCTCGTGGTCGGACCGGGATTTCGACTTCGCCGACGCCGTGCTCGAGGACGCGGATTTCCGGTACGCGGTATTCGCCGGGGAACGCGCCTATTTCGCGCGATCGGTGTTCACCGGATCGCGCGCCACCACGTTCGAGTTCGCGAAGTTCGCCGCGCGCTACGTGTCGTTTCGCAAGGCGGTGTTCCGGGGCCGGGCCGCGTACTTCCGGCAGGTCGAATTCGCCCCGCGTGCCGGCGGCGGCAGTGAAGAACGCGGGACGGGCACGACATTCGAAGAGTCCCTGTTCGAGTCGCCGGTCTACTTCGACGATGCCACGTTCGGCGGTCGCAGTACGCGATTCACGAGCGCCACCTTCTCCGGCGGGAAGACCGGCTTCGCCGGCGTTCGCTTCGATGCCGAAACGACCGCCTTCGACGCTGTCACCTTCGACGGCGCCGGGGTCGGCTTCGACAACACGGACTTCGCCGGTACCCGAATCTCGTTCGCCGGTGCGCGGTTCTATTCCGCCCGCACCACCTTCGACGGCGCGAAACTGGGCGGTAAGCCGCGCTGGCGCCGGACCGGCACCGAGACGGTCGATTTCACCGGTGCCGAGTTCCACGGCACGGTCTCCTTCACCGGCGCCCGTTTCGAGGGCGCCGGCACCGACTTCTCGTCCGGCGACTTCTTCGGCGACATCTCCTTCCGTCGAACGAAATTCGCCGCCCGCGAAACCCGTTTCGACAATCCCCGGGCCTGGGTGGGCGTGGCCGTGGACTGGGACGAGGACCCCCTCCGCAGACCGGCCCACCTCTCCCCGCAGGCATGGCCCCCGATTCCGGCGGAACCACCGCCGGTGCCGACGGATTGA
- the dapB gene encoding 4-hydroxy-tetrahydrodipicolinate reductase: MTANRIRVGVLGAHGRVGQAICAAVEAADDLELVAQVDKDDELTAFAEAGAQAVVDFTHPDVVMPNLRWLVEHGIHAVVGTTGFDEARLGEVRGWLAGKPEVGVLIAPNFAIGAVLSMRFAEQAARWFESAEVIELHHPNKADAPSGTAYRTAGVIAEARKAAGAGPSPDATTTELDGARGASVDGVRVHSVRLAGLVAHQEVLFGTQGETLTIRHDSLDRSSFAPGVLLGVRQIGTRPGLTVGLDPLLDL; encoded by the coding sequence GTGACGGCGAACCGGATCCGGGTGGGTGTGCTCGGTGCGCACGGCAGGGTCGGGCAGGCGATCTGCGCGGCCGTCGAGGCGGCCGACGATCTGGAACTGGTCGCGCAGGTCGACAAGGACGACGAGCTGACGGCGTTCGCCGAGGCCGGCGCCCAGGCGGTCGTCGACTTCACCCATCCCGATGTGGTGATGCCGAACCTGCGATGGCTGGTGGAGCACGGTATTCACGCCGTGGTCGGCACCACCGGATTCGACGAGGCCCGGCTGGGCGAGGTGCGCGGCTGGCTGGCCGGGAAACCGGAGGTCGGGGTGCTGATCGCGCCGAACTTCGCGATCGGTGCGGTGCTGTCCATGCGGTTCGCCGAGCAGGCCGCGCGGTGGTTCGAGTCGGCGGAGGTCATCGAGCTGCATCATCCGAACAAGGCCGACGCGCCGTCGGGGACGGCGTACCGGACGGCCGGCGTCATCGCCGAGGCCCGCAAGGCGGCGGGCGCCGGCCCGAGCCCCGATGCCACCACCACCGAGCTGGACGGTGCCCGCGGCGCGAGCGTCGACGGGGTGCGGGTGCACTCCGTGCGGCTGGCCGGCCTCGTCGCGCATCAGGAGGTGCTGTTCGGAACCCAGGGGGAGACGCTGACCATCCGGCACGATTCGCTGGACCGCTCGTCCTTCGCGCCGGGTGTCCTGCTCGGCGTGCGGCAGATCGGCACCCGCCCGGGCCTCACGGTCGGCCTCGATCCGCTGCTGGACCTGTGA
- a CDS encoding type II toxin-antitoxin system prevent-host-death family antitoxin — protein sequence MAEKSADSDEQPGRMDIAWPLAEAKARLSELIDTVEREGPQVISKHGREVAVVVAVDEWRRKAHRKGNLAEFFAESPLRGADLEIERADVRLRDIEL from the coding sequence ATGGCGGAAAAGTCAGCCGACAGTGACGAGCAGCCGGGCCGAATGGATATCGCGTGGCCGTTGGCGGAGGCCAAGGCTCGGCTGTCCGAGCTGATCGACACGGTGGAAAGGGAGGGGCCACAAGTGATCAGCAAGCATGGGCGGGAGGTCGCCGTCGTCGTCGCGGTGGACGAGTGGCGGCGGAAGGCGCATCGGAAGGGGAATCTCGCCGAGTTCTTCGCCGAATCGCCGTTGCGGGGTGCCGATCTGGAGATCGAGCGCGCCGATGTCCGCCTGCGGGATATCGAGCTGTGA
- a CDS encoding VOC family protein — MTSDLFAGVPVRDYARSASWYERFLGAPPSFLPNDIEAVWQLGEHQYVYIVVRPEDAGHAVHLLFVDDFDTRLAEIAERGLEPAERETLDNGARKAIFRDPDGNSFEFGGGPA; from the coding sequence ATGACATCGGACCTGTTCGCGGGCGTTCCCGTGCGCGACTACGCGAGATCGGCCTCCTGGTACGAGAGGTTCCTGGGTGCCCCGCCGTCGTTCCTGCCCAACGACATCGAGGCGGTGTGGCAGCTCGGCGAGCATCAGTACGTCTACATCGTCGTGCGGCCCGAGGACGCCGGGCACGCCGTCCATCTGCTGTTCGTGGACGATTTCGACACCCGGCTCGCCGAGATCGCCGAGCGGGGGCTGGAACCCGCCGAGCGCGAGACCCTCGACAACGGCGCGCGCAAGGCGATCTTCCGCGACCCGGACGGCAATTCGTTCGAATTCGGCGGCGGCCCGGCCTGA
- a CDS encoding MFS transporter translates to MAATVAVSPIERRTQPWAYALILVASGVALGVSGAPAPLYGLYQQQWHFSSLTTTLVFAVYAVAALGAVLVSGKISDVVGRKPVLLGAFATMVAGLVVFLLADNVAMLLLARALHGIAVGATVVSGAAALLDLRPRNGARSGQLTGVAFNFGMAVAILGSALLAQYVPHPLRTPYVVITILCLLIAGGVVAMRETHTKRVAGPIRIARPAVPQEIRADFWFSALGVMAAWSVLGVLLSLYPTLASEQTGVHNLVFGGAVVASTATAGALAQLFATRIPARYAAIGGDTGMAVALLLTIPALATHSWVVVLVAGVLLGGTFGLGFGGSLRHLADVVPQHKRGETMSAYYLLAYTAMALPTILAGWAATTWGMGTVFPWFVSVVALACLVAAGIGVRGGRVRA, encoded by the coding sequence ATGGCAGCGACCGTGGCTGTTTCCCCGATCGAGCGCAGGACGCAACCCTGGGCTTACGCGTTGATCCTCGTGGCCAGCGGCGTCGCGCTCGGCGTGTCCGGCGCGCCGGCCCCGCTGTACGGCCTGTACCAGCAGCAATGGCATTTCTCGTCGCTGACCACGACCCTCGTGTTCGCGGTGTACGCGGTGGCCGCGCTGGGCGCGGTCCTGGTGTCCGGGAAGATCTCGGACGTGGTCGGCCGCAAGCCGGTGCTGCTCGGCGCGTTCGCCACGATGGTCGCCGGGCTGGTGGTGTTCCTGCTGGCCGACAACGTCGCGATGCTGCTGCTGGCCCGCGCGCTGCACGGCATCGCGGTCGGCGCGACCGTGGTGTCCGGCGCGGCCGCGCTGCTGGATCTGCGGCCCCGCAACGGCGCGCGGTCCGGGCAGCTGACGGGTGTGGCGTTCAATTTCGGTATGGCCGTGGCGATTCTGGGCTCGGCCCTGCTGGCGCAGTATGTGCCGCACCCGCTGCGCACGCCCTACGTGGTGATCACGATCCTGTGCCTGCTCATCGCGGGCGGCGTGGTGGCGATGCGGGAGACCCACACCAAGCGCGTCGCCGGCCCGATCCGGATCGCCAGACCGGCCGTGCCGCAGGAGATTCGCGCCGATTTCTGGTTCTCCGCGCTGGGGGTGATGGCGGCCTGGTCGGTGCTGGGCGTGCTGCTGTCGCTGTATCCGACGCTGGCGTCCGAGCAGACCGGGGTGCACAACCTGGTGTTCGGCGGGGCGGTGGTCGCCTCCACCGCGACCGCGGGCGCGCTGGCGCAGCTGTTCGCCACCCGTATTCCGGCCCGGTACGCGGCGATCGGCGGTGACACCGGCATGGCCGTCGCGCTGTTGCTGACGATTCCGGCGCTGGCCACCCACAGCTGGGTCGTGGTGCTGGTGGCGGGCGTGCTGCTCGGCGGCACCTTCGGCCTCGGCTTCGGCGGGTCGCTGCGGCATCTGGCCGACGTTGTGCCGCAACACAAGCGGGGCGAGACCATGTCGGCGTACTACCTGCTCGCCTACACGGCGATGGCGTTGCCGACGATTCTGGCGGGCTGGGCGGCGACCACCTGGGGGATGGGGACGGTGTTCCCGTGGTTCGTGTCGGTGGTCGCGCTGGCGTGCCTGGTGGCGGCGGGAATCGGGGTGCGGGGCGGCCGGGTGCGCGCCTGA
- a CDS encoding alcohol dehydrogenase catalytic domain-containing protein: MRIRGAVLERIGDPAPYAESGPLAVDELDLGEPGAGELLVRIEAAGLCHSDLSVVDGNRVRPVPMLLGHEAAGRVERVGPGGSDIAVGQRIAMTFLPRCGDCAGCATDGRTPCVPGSAANNAGELLGGGRRLSRGGDAVHHHLGVSGFATHAVVDRRSVVPVDDDVPPEVAAVLGCAVLTGGGALLNSARPGAGDRIMVVGLGGVGMAAVLVAASLRKELGSAVIAVDTLPEKLSLATELGADQTYTPAQVAERGILADVVVEAAGNVRAFETAVSATGPGGTTVTVGLPNPEARASISPLGLVAQGRSIVGSYLGSAVPGRDIPEYLRMWREGRLPVERLVSSRIRLDDINGAMDELAAGHGLRQVIVFD, encoded by the coding sequence ATGAGGATTCGTGGTGCTGTCCTGGAGCGAATCGGTGATCCGGCGCCGTACGCCGAGTCCGGGCCGCTGGCCGTCGACGAGCTGGATCTCGGCGAACCAGGCGCCGGGGAGTTGCTCGTGCGGATCGAGGCGGCCGGTCTGTGCCACTCGGACCTGTCGGTCGTCGACGGGAACCGGGTGCGGCCGGTGCCGATGTTGCTCGGGCACGAGGCGGCCGGGCGCGTGGAGCGGGTCGGTCCCGGCGGCAGCGACATCGCGGTCGGGCAGCGGATCGCGATGACCTTCCTGCCGCGCTGCGGCGACTGCGCGGGCTGCGCCACCGACGGCCGCACCCCGTGCGTGCCGGGCAGCGCCGCCAACAACGCCGGGGAACTGCTCGGCGGCGGGCGGCGGCTGTCGCGGGGCGGCGACGCGGTACACCATCACCTCGGCGTCTCCGGCTTCGCCACGCACGCGGTGGTGGACCGGCGCTCGGTGGTGCCCGTCGACGACGACGTGCCGCCCGAGGTGGCGGCCGTGCTGGGCTGCGCGGTGCTGACCGGCGGTGGGGCGCTGCTGAATTCGGCGCGGCCGGGCGCGGGTGATCGCATCATGGTCGTCGGCCTGGGCGGCGTGGGCATGGCAGCGGTGCTGGTGGCGGCGTCGCTGCGCAAGGAACTCGGCAGTGCGGTGATCGCCGTCGACACGCTGCCCGAAAAGCTCTCGCTGGCAACCGAACTCGGTGCCGATCAGACCTACACACCGGCGCAGGTCGCGGAGCGGGGGATCCTGGCCGACGTCGTGGTCGAGGCCGCCGGCAACGTCCGGGCGTTCGAGACCGCCGTATCGGCCACCGGTCCCGGTGGCACCACCGTGACCGTCGGCCTGCCCAATCCCGAAGCGCGGGCGAGTATTTCCCCTCTCGGCCTGGTGGCGCAGGGGCGTTCCATCGTCGGCAGCTACCTCGGCTCGGCCGTACCCGGCCGCGACATTCCGGAATACCTCCGGATGTGGCGCGAGGGCCGGTTGCCGGTCGAGCGCCTGGTGTCCTCGCGCATCCGGCTCGACGACATCAACGGTGCCATGGACGAACTGGCGGCGGGGCACGGGCTGCGCCAGGTCATCGTGTTCGACTGA
- the alc gene encoding allantoicase, translating to MSTGSDSDSVVPAEFTLLPDLAVRSLGGAVVWADDESFAEKENLIRPEAPTFSTETFGHKGKVYDGWETRRRRRPGGAAPAADDCDAAIVRLGAPGVIRGVVVDTAWFKGNYPPEVSVEAIALAGYPTADRVAAATGWTTIVGRAKVDGDTANAFPADSEQRFTHVRLRMFPDGGVARLRVHGEAKPDLRWLDSGPFDLAGLENGGRVVDCSDRFYSSPQNLLLPDRPRIMGEGWETARRRGGGNDWVRVRLAGEGVLTMVEIDTSYFLFNSPGAARLTGIRADGGEVELLARTELLPDTRHRFPVEVTEPVTEVRLDVYPDGGFARLRVFGTLTDAARDALRAEPVFGALADEALDQLRDGHE from the coding sequence GTGAGTACCGGAAGCGATTCGGACAGCGTTGTGCCCGCCGAATTCACCCTCCTGCCCGATCTCGCCGTGCGCTCGCTGGGCGGCGCCGTCGTCTGGGCCGACGACGAGTCGTTCGCGGAGAAGGAGAACCTGATCCGGCCGGAGGCGCCGACCTTCTCGACCGAGACCTTCGGTCACAAGGGCAAGGTCTACGACGGCTGGGAGACGCGGCGACGGCGACGGCCCGGTGGCGCCGCGCCCGCCGCCGACGACTGCGACGCGGCGATCGTGCGGCTCGGCGCGCCCGGCGTCATCCGGGGCGTGGTCGTCGATACCGCGTGGTTCAAGGGCAACTATCCGCCCGAGGTGTCGGTGGAGGCGATCGCGCTCGCGGGCTACCCGACCGCCGACCGGGTCGCGGCCGCGACCGGCTGGACCACGATCGTCGGCCGCGCCAAGGTCGACGGCGACACCGCCAACGCCTTTCCGGCCGATTCCGAGCAACGCTTCACCCACGTGCGGCTGCGCATGTTCCCGGACGGCGGCGTGGCGCGCCTGCGCGTGCACGGCGAGGCGAAACCCGATCTGCGCTGGCTCGATTCGGGCCCGTTCGATCTGGCCGGGCTGGAGAACGGCGGCCGCGTGGTGGACTGCTCCGATCGCTTCTACTCGTCGCCGCAGAATCTGCTGCTGCCCGACCGTCCGCGGATCATGGGCGAGGGCTGGGAGACCGCGCGGCGGCGCGGCGGCGGCAACGACTGGGTGCGGGTGCGGCTGGCCGGCGAGGGCGTGCTCACGATGGTCGAGATCGACACCTCCTACTTCCTGTTCAACAGCCCGGGCGCGGCGCGGCTGACCGGCATCCGCGCCGACGGCGGCGAGGTCGAACTGCTCGCGCGCACCGAACTGTTGCCCGACACCCGGCACCGGTTCCCCGTCGAGGTGACCGAACCGGTGACCGAGGTGCGGCTCGACGTGTACCCGGACGGCGGGTTCGCGCGGCTGCGGGTCTTCGGGACGCTGACCGACGCCGCCCGGGACGCGCTACGGGCCGAGCCGGTGTTCGGCGCCCTCGCCGACGAGGCGCTGGACCAGTTGCGCGACGGGCATGAGTGA
- a CDS encoding aldolase/citrate lyase family protein has translation MTLPPEYLAAVTVRLRDVDAELARDYPGDRHGQPVHTAYVCAADAGKDLPHEWGAAAAELADRHAGVLTELGGADVLARVRDTLAQRPIQDLRLDFEDGYGTRGDEAEDRDALRAGQVLAALPAEVFSRGIRIKGLTGAEHRRAIGTLERVLEGAGGVPHGFVFTVPKIRAAEQVDIAVGLCEALESAHGLPSGALRFELQIESPQAVVAADGSATVARAIHRAAGRCSGLHYGTYDYSAACGIAPQFQSLEHPVADHAKAVMQAAAAQTGVWVCDGSTQVAPVGTDAEVAAAVSRHFRLVTRSLEHGYYQGWDMHPGHLVTRWLATFAFFRGALAAAAPRIDRYLRRRGGAVVDEPATAQALATVVLRGLDCGAFEPDDVTATAPAATVDVLTQLRERKLPTL, from the coding sequence GTGACCCTGCCACCGGAGTACCTGGCCGCCGTCACGGTGCGGCTGCGGGACGTCGACGCCGAGCTGGCGCGCGACTATCCGGGCGACCGGCACGGGCAGCCCGTGCACACCGCGTACGTGTGCGCCGCCGACGCCGGCAAGGATCTGCCGCACGAATGGGGTGCGGCGGCTGCGGAACTCGCCGATCGCCACGCCGGCGTGCTGACCGAACTGGGCGGCGCCGATGTGCTCGCCCGGGTCCGGGACACCCTGGCGCAGCGGCCGATTCAGGACCTGCGGCTGGACTTCGAGGACGGCTACGGCACCCGGGGCGACGAGGCCGAGGACCGGGACGCGCTGCGCGCCGGGCAGGTTCTCGCGGCACTGCCCGCGGAGGTGTTCTCTCGCGGCATCCGGATCAAGGGCCTGACCGGCGCCGAGCACCGCCGCGCGATCGGCACGCTGGAACGGGTCCTCGAGGGCGCCGGGGGCGTGCCGCACGGTTTCGTGTTCACGGTGCCGAAGATTCGCGCCGCCGAGCAGGTGGACATCGCGGTGGGACTGTGCGAGGCGCTCGAGTCGGCACACGGATTGCCTTCCGGTGCTTTACGTTTCGAGTTACAGATCGAGAGCCCGCAGGCGGTGGTGGCGGCCGACGGCTCCGCCACCGTGGCGCGGGCGATCCACCGCGCCGCCGGCCGATGCAGCGGATTGCATTACGGCACCTACGATTACAGCGCCGCGTGCGGGATCGCCCCGCAGTTCCAGTCGCTGGAGCATCCGGTCGCCGATCACGCCAAGGCGGTGATGCAGGCCGCGGCCGCGCAGACCGGGGTCTGGGTGTGCGACGGCTCCACCCAGGTGGCGCCGGTCGGCACCGACGCCGAGGTCGCCGCGGCAGTGTCGCGGCACTTCCGGCTGGTCACGCGGTCGCTGGAACACGGCTACTACCAGGGCTGGGACATGCATCCCGGACACCTGGTCACCCGCTGGCTGGCCACGTTCGCCTTCTTCCGCGGCGCGCTGGCCGCCGCCGCGCCGCGCATCGACCGCTACCTGCGACGCCGGGGCGGCGCCGTGGTCGACGAACCGGCCACCGCGCAGGCGCTGGCCACGGTCGTGCTGCGCGGACTCGACTGCGGCGCCTTCGAACCCGACGACGTCACGGCGACGGCCCCGGCCGCCACCGTCGACGTCCTCACCCAGTTGAGAGAAAGGAAACTACCGACACTGTGA
- the puuE gene encoding allantoinase PuuE has protein sequence MVGYGPTPPHPHWPGEARIAVQFVLNYEEGGENCVLDGDEGSETFLSDIVPAQAFPNRHMSMETLYEYGSRAGLWRVLRAFESRGIPLTVFAIARALERNPEAVAAFRRLDYEIACHGLRWLSYQMVDAETERQHMAEAVRIITKLFGEPPRGWYTGRDSPQTRELVVEHGGFTYDADSYADDLPYWVTVRGRDHLVVPYTLEANDMRFSSPAGFANGDEFFGYLKDAFDLLYAEGAAGSPKMLSVGLHCRLAGRPARAAALGRFLDYVQSHDKVWLARRIDIAEHWAKVHPPH, from the coding sequence ATGGTCGGTTACGGCCCCACTCCGCCGCACCCGCACTGGCCCGGCGAGGCCCGCATCGCGGTGCAGTTCGTGCTCAACTACGAGGAGGGCGGCGAGAACTGCGTCCTCGACGGCGACGAGGGCTCGGAGACGTTCCTCTCCGATATCGTTCCGGCACAGGCGTTTCCGAACCGGCACATGAGCATGGAGACGCTGTACGAGTACGGTTCGCGGGCCGGGTTGTGGCGGGTGCTGCGGGCGTTCGAATCTCGCGGCATTCCGCTGACCGTCTTCGCCATCGCCCGTGCGCTGGAACGTAACCCGGAGGCGGTGGCGGCGTTCCGGCGGCTGGACTACGAGATCGCCTGTCACGGCCTACGCTGGCTCTCCTATCAGATGGTCGACGCGGAGACCGAGCGGCAGCACATGGCCGAGGCGGTGCGGATCATCACCAAGTTGTTCGGTGAGCCGCCGCGCGGCTGGTACACCGGCCGCGATTCGCCGCAGACCCGCGAGCTGGTCGTCGAACACGGCGGCTTCACCTACGACGCCGACTCCTACGCCGACGACCTGCCGTACTGGGTCACGGTGCGGGGCCGGGACCACCTGGTGGTGCCGTACACGTTGGAGGCCAACGACATGCGGTTCTCCTCCCCCGCCGGCTTCGCCAACGGCGACGAGTTCTTCGGCTATCTCAAGGACGCCTTCGACCTGCTCTACGCCGAGGGCGCGGCGGGATCGCCGAAGATGCTGTCGGTGGGACTGCACTGCCGTCTGGCGGGCCGCCCGGCGCGAGCGGCGGCACTCGGCCGTTTCCTCGACTACGTGCAGTCGCACGACAAGGTGTGGCTGGCCCGGCGCATCGATATCGCCGAGCACTGGGCGAAAGTGCATCCGCCGCACTGA
- a CDS encoding helix-turn-helix transcriptional regulator has product MTDTKRVVEAHPVGSVQAVLDALHDPVRLEMVRRLANAGTAVRCGLLYDTINKSTATHHLKTLRQAGLTEKIVEDGHTYARLRADEVERELPGLLNAIVGAANRAEPEH; this is encoded by the coding sequence ATGACCGACACCAAACGAGTCGTGGAGGCGCATCCGGTCGGCTCGGTGCAGGCCGTGCTCGACGCGCTGCACGATCCGGTGCGCCTCGAGATGGTGCGCCGGCTCGCCAATGCCGGCACCGCGGTCCGTTGCGGGCTGCTCTACGACACGATCAACAAGTCGACCGCGACCCACCACCTCAAGACGCTGCGCCAGGCCGGGCTCACCGAGAAGATCGTCGAGGACGGCCACACCTACGCCCGGCTGCGGGCCGACGAGGTCGAGCGGGAACTCCCCGGCCTGCTGAATGCCATTGTGGGCGCGGCCAATCGGGCCGAGCCGGAGCACTGA
- a CDS encoding class I SAM-dependent methyltransferase → MTTSPTRGLNRFITDSFGLIARGYDSPLLQHAIYRAPQDQVIAELRAAESRRIADIGCGTGILTTRIERELTPDRVFGIDASPGMLAQARARSTRATWLQAPAERLPFGDETLDAVVTTSAFHFFDQPAALTEFARVLAPGGLLAVSTMNPTGPLARGFRRITRDIRSPYHAPSPTEVRNMVREAGFEVHEQRPIIRPLPRWLIPDVITVGHKH, encoded by the coding sequence ATGACGACATCCCCGACCCGCGGGCTCAACCGCTTCATCACCGACTCCTTCGGCCTGATCGCCCGCGGCTACGACAGCCCCCTGCTACAGCACGCGATCTACCGCGCGCCGCAGGACCAGGTGATCGCCGAGCTACGCGCGGCCGAGTCCCGCCGGATTGCCGACATCGGTTGCGGCACCGGCATTCTCACCACCCGTATCGAACGCGAGCTGACACCGGATCGGGTGTTCGGGATCGACGCCTCCCCCGGCATGCTGGCGCAGGCACGCGCCCGCTCGACCCGCGCGACCTGGCTCCAGGCACCCGCCGAACGCCTGCCGTTCGGCGACGAGACCCTCGACGCGGTGGTCACCACCAGCGCGTTCCATTTCTTCGATCAGCCCGCCGCGCTCACCGAGTTCGCCCGCGTACTCGCCCCGGGCGGCCTGCTCGCCGTCTCCACCATGAACCCGACCGGCCCCTTGGCGCGCGGGTTCCGGCGGATCACCCGCGACATCCGCAGCCCCTACCACGCGCCGTCCCCCACTGAGGTGCGAAACATGGTGCGCGAGGCGGGATTCGAGGTCCACGAGCAGCGCCCGATCATCCGGCCGCTCCCGCGCTGGTTGATTCCCGACGTGATCACCGTGGGACACAAGCACTGA
- a CDS encoding type II toxin-antitoxin system VapC family toxin, which yields MRNYLLDTVAVSEWMKARPDAGLERWQASADEDRLHLSVMTLAEIRKGVELMTESRRRNRLTEWLTGPLVDRFSGRVLPVDTAVADAWGRLVARARSNGTSVADVDALIAATAKVHNLTVVTRNVRHFEPMGVPVVDPWGQ from the coding sequence GTGAGGAACTATCTGCTCGATACGGTAGCGGTTTCCGAGTGGATGAAGGCCCGGCCCGACGCGGGCCTCGAGCGGTGGCAGGCGTCCGCAGACGAGGACAGACTCCATCTCAGCGTGATGACCCTTGCGGAGATCCGCAAGGGTGTCGAGCTGATGACGGAGTCGCGGCGTCGGAATCGGTTGACCGAGTGGTTGACCGGCCCGCTCGTCGATCGGTTCTCGGGGCGCGTCCTCCCGGTCGATACCGCCGTAGCCGACGCATGGGGACGCCTGGTGGCACGGGCGCGATCGAACGGAACCTCCGTGGCGGATGTCGACGCGCTGATCGCGGCGACAGCAAAGGTGCACAACCTGACGGTCGTGACGCGCAACGTCAGGCACTTCGAGCCGATGGGGGTGCCGGTGGTCGATCCGTGGGGCCAGTAG